A DNA window from Canis lupus familiaris isolate Mischka breed German Shepherd chromosome 10, alternate assembly UU_Cfam_GSD_1.0, whole genome shotgun sequence contains the following coding sequences:
- the TMEM247 gene encoding transmembrane protein 247 isoform X1, with protein MAAEDREMMEARGAGESCPTFPKVVPDDPMSEGKSRASLEAESPKPDSSYNHLEEMEAREDGGCPGPPKSPSSKAGHTTKGQAGDGPGLGELAPAPAAPEPPGTERNTEMELEKVRMEFELTRLRYLHEENERQRQHEEVMEQLQQQATPRLFSGGLQDLLLPQNQFAMFLYCFIFIHIIYVTKEMIFFLFSKHYLFCIAAILLCLIKTLWSYLQVLLLPPSLGTSVPVGY; from the exons ATGGCAGCGGAGGACAGGGAGATGATGGAAGCCCGGGGAGCAGGAGAAAGCTGCCCAACTTTCCCCAAGGTGGTGCCCGATGACCCCATGTCTGAAGGGAAATCAAGAGCCTCTTTG GAGGCAGAGTCCCCGAAGCCAGACTCTTCCTACAACCACCTGGAGGAGATGGAAGCTCGCGAAGACGGAGGCTGCCCGGGGCCCCCCAAGTCACCGTCCTCTAAGGCAGGCCACACCACCAAGGGCCAGGCGGGCGACGGACCCGGCCTCGGGGAGctggcccccgccccggccgcccccgagcccccggggACGGAGCGCAACACCGAGATGGAGCTGGAGAAGGTGCGCATGGAGTTCGAGCTCACCCGGCTCCGCTACCTGCACGAGGAGAACGAGCGCCAGCGGCAGCACGAAGAGGTGAtggagcagctgcagcagcaggcCACGCCCCGCCTG TTCTCGGGAGGGCTCCAGGACCTCCTGCTCCCCCAGAACCAGTTTGCCATGTTCCTGTACTGCTTCATCTTTATACACATAATCTATGTCACCAAGGAGAtgatcttctttctcttctccaagcACTACCTGTTCTGCATCGCGGCCATTTTGCTCTGTTTGATTAAAACGTTATGGTCATACTTGCAGGTGCTTTTGCTCCCTCCATCACTGGGAACCTCCGTGCCTGTGGGTTACTAG
- the TMEM247 gene encoding transmembrane protein 247 isoform X2, with the protein MAAEDREMMEARGAGESCPTFPKEAESPKPDSSYNHLEEMEAREDGGCPGPPKSPSSKAGHTTKGQAGDGPGLGELAPAPAAPEPPGTERNTEMELEKVRMEFELTRLRYLHEENERQRQHEEVMEQLQQQATPRLFSGGLQDLLLPQNQFAMFLYCFIFIHIIYVTKEMIFFLFSKHYLFCIAAILLCLIKTLWSYLQVLLLPPSLGTSVPVGY; encoded by the exons ATGGCAGCGGAGGACAGGGAGATGATGGAAGCCCGGGGAGCAGGAGAAAGCTGCCCAACTTTCCCCAAG GAGGCAGAGTCCCCGAAGCCAGACTCTTCCTACAACCACCTGGAGGAGATGGAAGCTCGCGAAGACGGAGGCTGCCCGGGGCCCCCCAAGTCACCGTCCTCTAAGGCAGGCCACACCACCAAGGGCCAGGCGGGCGACGGACCCGGCCTCGGGGAGctggcccccgccccggccgcccccgagcccccggggACGGAGCGCAACACCGAGATGGAGCTGGAGAAGGTGCGCATGGAGTTCGAGCTCACCCGGCTCCGCTACCTGCACGAGGAGAACGAGCGCCAGCGGCAGCACGAAGAGGTGAtggagcagctgcagcagcaggcCACGCCCCGCCTG TTCTCGGGAGGGCTCCAGGACCTCCTGCTCCCCCAGAACCAGTTTGCCATGTTCCTGTACTGCTTCATCTTTATACACATAATCTATGTCACCAAGGAGAtgatcttctttctcttctccaagcACTACCTGTTCTGCATCGCGGCCATTTTGCTCTGTTTGATTAAAACGTTATGGTCATACTTGCAGGTGCTTTTGCTCCCTCCATCACTGGGAACCTCCGTGCCTGTGGGTTACTAG